One window of the Manihot esculenta cultivar AM560-2 chromosome 14, M.esculenta_v8, whole genome shotgun sequence genome contains the following:
- the LOC110630816 gene encoding berberine bridge enzyme-like 21, with product MARTTLLLALILAIILNISSSFSSFSLAATDVSVYESFLQCLENNTNPQDQISDLVYSQTNASYTSVLRAYIRNARLNTSTTLKPVIILTPRQISHVQAAVVCTKNVGYQLKIRSGGHDYEGISYTSDVPFFLLDMFNLRSIDVDVKNESAWVQTGATLGEVYYRIWEKSKAYGFPAGVCPTVGVGGHISGGGYGNMLRKYGLAVDNVLDAQIVDANGKLLDRKAMGEDLFWAIRGGGGGSFGVVISYKIMLVPVPETVTVFRVERTLDENATDVVFKWQLVAPKTDNNLFMRMLLQPVTSRTNRTQRTIRASIVALYLGNADTLVSLLGNEFPELGLKKEVCNETSWIQSVLWWANDDIGTSPEVLLDRDLDSANFLKRKSDYVETPISKDKLNWIWQRMIEVGKTGLVFNPYGGRMSEIPETDTPFPHRKGNLFKIQYSVNWEDAGTTAENEFLTQARKLHNYMTPFVSKNPRRAFLNYRDLDIGVMEAGKNSYEEGSIYGSKYFHGNFDRLVKVKTAVDPENFFRNEQSIPTLPTKA from the coding sequence ATGGCCAGAACGACTCTTCTTTTGGCATTAATTCTTGCTATTATCCTTaacatttcttcttctttctcttcgtTTTCATTGGCTGCAACAGATGTTTCAGTTTATGAATCTTTTCTCCAATGcctggaaaacaacacaaacCCACAAGATCAAATCTCAGACCTCGTCTATTCCCAAACTAATGCTTCATACACTTCAGTTCTTCGTGCCTATATTCGAAATGCTCGCTTGAATACCTCCACAACTCTTAAACCAGTTATCATTCTTACCCCAAGGCAGATTTCCCATGTCCAGGCTGCTGTTGTCTGTACCAAAAATGTCGGTTACCAACTTAAAATCCGCAGTGGAGGCCATGACTATGAAGGGATTTCTTACACTTCTGATGTTCCATTTTTCCTTCTTGATATGTTTAATCTTCGATCTATTGATGTAGATGTTAAAAATGAGTCTGCTTGGGTTCAAACTGGTGCTACTCTTGGTGAAGTTTACTATAGAATCTGGGAGAAAAGCAAAGCTTATGGATTCCCTGCTGGGGTTTGTCCAACCGTTGGTGTTGGTGGACATATTAGTGGGGGTGGTTATGGGAACATGTTGAGGAAGTATGGTTTGGCAGTGGATAATGTGCTTGATGCTCAGATAGTTGATGCTAATGGCAAGCTTTTGGATAGAAAAGCAATGGGTGAGGATCTTTTTTGGGCTATTCGAGGAGGTGGAGGTGGAAGTTTTGGTGTTGTAATCTCTTACAAGATCATGCTTGTTCCTGTTCCTGAGACTGTTACTGTTTTCAGAGTGGAAAGAACTCTTGATGAGAATGCTACAGATGTTGTTTTCAAGTGGCAATTAGTTGCTCCAAAAACAGATAATAATCTCTTCATGAGGATGCTATTGCAGCCAGTTACATCTAGGACAAACAGAACTCAGAGGACCATTAGAGCATCAATTGTGGCTTTATACTTGGGAAACGCTGATACCCTTGTGTCTTTATTGGGCAACGAATTCCCTGAATTGGGATTGAAGAAGGAGGTCTGCAATGAAACAAGCTGGATTCAATCTGTTCTGTGGTGGGCAAATGACGATATTGGAACATCTCCTGAAGTTTTACTTGATAGAGATCTTGACTCGGCCAATTTCCTCAAGAGAAAATCAGATTATGTAGAGACTCCAATATCTAAAGACAAGTTGAACTGGATTTGGCAAAGGATGATTGAAGTGGGAAAAACTGGATTAGTCTTCAATCCTTACGGTGGAAGAATGAGTGAAATTCCAGAAACAGATACTCCATTTCCACATAGAAAGGGGAACTTGTTCAAGATCCAATATTCAGTGAATTGGGAAGATGCAGGAACAACTGCAGAGAACGAGTTCTTGACACAGGCAAGGAAGCTCCACAACTATATGACACCATTTGTATCCAAGAATCCAAGACGTGCATTTTTGAACTACAGGGATCTTGATATTGGTGTGATGGA